TTCAGTATTTCAGGTATCGGGGTAAACTCTACTGTTTGGTTCGGCTTTGAAAACCTGTTCCAGGGGCATACATCCTGGCAGGTATCACACCCAAACATCCAGTTATCAAACTGCCCCTGCATCTTTTCAGGAATCAGCAATTCCTTTAGCTCTATCGTATAATAGGAGATGCACCTGCTGCCATCTACCACGCCCGGTGCTACCAGCGCGCCCGTTGGGCAGGCATCCAGGCATTTGGTACAGGACCCGCAATAATCTCCTACAGGGTTATCATATACCAATGGCACATCCGTAATGAGCGTAGCGATAAAAAAGAACGACCCTGCCTGCTTGTGGATGAGATTCCCGTTTTTACCAAGCCATCCCAACCCACTCTTTTGCGCCCAGGCCCTTTCCAATACAGGTGCCGAATCGACAAACCCCCGTCCGCTCACTTCGCCCATGCTCTCCTGCATCCTGGCCAGCAAGGTATTCAGTTTCGCTTTGATCACCTCATGGTAATCCTTTCCATAAGCATATTTCGAAATCCGGGGGGCATCGGGTACCTGCTGTTCCGAAGGGTAGTAGTTTAATAATAACGTAATCACCGACCGGGCGTTATCCACCAGTTTCCTGGGGTCAATCCGCTTGTCAAAATGATTCTCCATGTACTTCATATTTCCATGCATACCCTTGTTCAGCCACGTTTCCAGTCTTCGGGCATCGTCATCCAGCTGTACGGCACGGGCTATTCCACAGTGATCAAATCCCAGATCTGCTGCCTGCGCTTTTATAAATGCTGTATGTGTTTCTACCAATTGCATGTGGACTGCAAGTTAAAGAAAAATGAAAATTTTTATGGAAACCCTACTTTTTACATATCTTCATTAATGTAAATTAATCCTATTACCTTAGCTACTTTAAGTATGCGACCACAACAAGTCGGAGTTCTCCCCATTGCCCTGTTTCTGGGCATTGTATTGTCATTGAATGCGTTTTCCCAGGACAAAATTAAATTTGGGAAAGTTGATCCGAAAGATTTCAGTAAAACTGGTTTTGAGCAGGATACCGGCGCCCATGCCGTGATTATCTCTGATATCGGCGAAGCTTCTTTCGAATCAGACAGGGTCAATGGCCTGGTATTGGTATTTAAACGTCACACCCGTATCCGCATCCTGGACAAAAACGGTTATGATGCCGCCACTGTAAAAATCCATTATTACAAAGGAGAAACAGACGAAAACAAGCTTAAAGACATCAAAGCGACTACCTATAACCTGGAAGGGACACAGGTGGTAGAAACAAAGATGGACAGCAAAAGCATTTTCACAGATAAAATTGACAAAAAAGGCGATGTCGTGCAAAAGTTCACGCTGCCTGCTGTAAAAGAAGGCTGTATCATTGAATATGCTTACACCATCGTGACTCCTTATAAGATGCGCCTGCACCCCTGGCAGTTCCAGAGCACCAATTACCCTACGATCTATAACAGGTATGAGGTAACAGTGCCGGAGTTTTACGAATACATCTTCCTGCGATCAGGTTATATCCCTATTAAGGAAAATAAATCGCAGGGGCATCAGTCCTTTACCATTGCTTATGATGAAGAGAACTCTTATGGCGGGAAAACGGGTCATACCCAGTTTTACACCATCAACTCCAATACCAATATCTATAAGTGGGAGGCGGAGAATGTGCCGGCGCTGCGTGAGGAGGAATACACCACCAGTATCTGGAACCACGTATCTATGATCCAGTTCCAGCTTTCTGCCTACAGGTATCCGGATCAACCTGTAAAACCGGTATTGGGTACCTGGGTTAAACTGTATGAGGAGCTGAAGAAGTCTGAATACTTTGGCGATGGCCTGGACAAAAACAACGGTTTCCTGGGTGATAAAGTAGATGAGCTGACCAAAGGTATTACCGATGATACAGCCAAAGCACGCCGCATTTATAATTATGTAAGAAGTAATTTTACCTGCACCAGTCACGACGACCTGTATTTGTCCAAATCATTAAAAGCCATTTATTCTTCTCACAACGGGAATGATGCCGACATCAACCTGCTCCTGGTAGCTATGTTGCGCAGGGCGGGTCTGAACGTGCATCCCCTCATATTGAGCACCCGCGACAATGGTGTTACTTATGAAATGTACCCACTGGTAGGCCGTTTCAATTATACGATTGCGGCGCTGAATACCGGTGAGGAGTGGTATTTCCTGGATGCTTCCGAGCCTTACCTGGGCTTTGGCCATCTGGATTATACCTGCTACAACGGGCATGCAAGAATTATGTCTCCTGATGTCATCCCGATTTCACTGGATCCGAATACCCTGCTGGAAGCCAAGAGCACTTTTGTGATGCTGGTGGGCGATAGTGGTAAGATCAAAGGCTCTTTTACCCAGAAGCCTACTTACTACGAGTCCTGCAAAATGAGAGCGGATATCGTGAAGAATGGCAAGGATGCGTACTTTAAGCCGATTGCTAAAAGCTTCTCTATGGAAACTACCATATCCAATGGAGAGATCAGTGACTTGGATGATTACGAAATACCATTATCGGTAAAGTATGATTTTGAAATGGCCCCGGACGATGCGGGTATGTTGTACCTGAACCCGATGCTGACAGAAGCCTATAAAAGTAATCCGTTTAAATCACTGGAGCGTCGTTACCCTGTGGAAATGCCGTACCTGGTGGATGAAATGTATACGCTGAACCTGATCGTA
This Chitinophaga sancti DNA region includes the following protein-coding sequences:
- the queG gene encoding tRNA epoxyqueuosine(34) reductase QueG, coding for MQLVETHTAFIKAQAADLGFDHCGIARAVQLDDDARRLETWLNKGMHGNMKYMENHFDKRIDPRKLVDNARSVITLLLNYYPSEQQVPDAPRISKYAYGKDYHEVIKAKLNTLLARMQESMGEVSGRGFVDSAPVLERAWAQKSGLGWLGKNGNLIHKQAGSFFFIATLITDVPLVYDNPVGDYCGSCTKCLDACPTGALVAPGVVDGSRCISYYTIELKELLIPEKMQGQFDNWMFGCDTCQDVCPWNRFSKPNQTVEFTPIPEILNFSTKDWEELTEEEFRRIFKHSPMKRSKYAGIRRNLNFLEL
- a CDS encoding DUF3858 domain-containing protein, which translates into the protein MRPQQVGVLPIALFLGIVLSLNAFSQDKIKFGKVDPKDFSKTGFEQDTGAHAVIISDIGEASFESDRVNGLVLVFKRHTRIRILDKNGYDAATVKIHYYKGETDENKLKDIKATTYNLEGTQVVETKMDSKSIFTDKIDKKGDVVQKFTLPAVKEGCIIEYAYTIVTPYKMRLHPWQFQSTNYPTIYNRYEVTVPEFYEYIFLRSGYIPIKENKSQGHQSFTIAYDEENSYGGKTGHTQFYTINSNTNIYKWEAENVPALREEEYTTSIWNHVSMIQFQLSAYRYPDQPVKPVLGTWVKLYEELKKSEYFGDGLDKNNGFLGDKVDELTKGITDDTAKARRIYNYVRSNFTCTSHDDLYLSKSLKAIYSSHNGNDADINLLLVAMLRRAGLNVHPLILSTRDNGVTYEMYPLVGRFNYTIAALNTGEEWYFLDASEPYLGFGHLDYTCYNGHARIMSPDVIPISLDPNTLLEAKSTFVMLVGDSGKIKGSFTQKPTYYESCKMRADIVKNGKDAYFKPIAKSFSMETTISNGEISDLDDYEIPLSVKYDFEMAPDDAGMLYLNPMLTEAYKSNPFKSLERRYPVEMPYLVDEMYTLNLIVPEGYVIEELPKSTMVKLNEDEGQFQYLIQQNENTVQFRCRVKLNKATFTPDDYSTLRDFFDVIVKKQSEQIVLKKKV